A genomic region of Zalophus californianus isolate mZalCal1 chromosome 1, mZalCal1.pri.v2, whole genome shotgun sequence contains the following coding sequences:
- the ARHGAP45 gene encoding rho GTPase-activating protein 45 isoform X6, with translation MSGGQRILKGLLSWVCGWTWAWRAGFGTQGCGLRALCPGDPPLPAEELPRKDGADAVSLGPSLEPPSAASNAKATGTLKRPTSLSRHASAAGFPLSGASSWTLGRGHRSPLTTASPAELPIEGPCPDTVEDISQLLTDVGRFAKALEKLKECVLSDDLLEARRPLAHEYLGEALRMMRQIISKYPLLNTVESLTAAGTLIAKIRGFHYECNKESDKQEFEKALETIALSFSNTVSEFLMGEVDSSTLLSVPPGDPSQTMENLYGPGSEGAAPSADDCDAGGLPPEEVDMLLQRCEGGVDAALQYAKNMAKYMKDLIGYLEKRTSLEMDFAKGVQKIVHNCRQSFMQEPHMPLLSIYSLALEQDLEFGHGMVQGVSTLQTQTLMQPLNLRRLEHEKRRKEIKESWHRAQRKLQEAESNLRKAKQGYSQRCEDHSKARFLAAKAEEEQAVTGPGAAASKTLDKRRRLEEEAKNKAEEAMATYRTCVADAKTQKQELEDTKVTVLRQIQEVIRQSDQTIKSATISYYQMLHMQTASLPVHFQMLCESSKLYDPGQQYASYVSQLQRDEEPDVRYDFEPHVSTNAWSPVMRPRKGSLVSDATGVEATGSPEEEGGPSDGALAKERRGGRGHQVHKSWPTTMSDSDGSLDPSPGSGDFKKLERMSSSGTMSSSEELADQEGSAGASAFEQADLNGMAPELPVPMPSGPFRNVGLSKAARTHRLRKLRTPAKCRECNSYVYFQGAECEECCLACHKKCLETLAIQCGHKKLQGRLQLFGQDFSQAAQSTTDGVPFIIKKCVCEIEQRALHTKGIYRVNGVKTRVEKLCQAFENGKELVELSQASPHDISNVLKLYLRQLPEPILSFRLYHELVGLAKDNLKAEAEAKAASRGRADAVESEAAATAMAGRLRELLQALPPENRATLQYLLRHLRRIVEVEQDNKMTPGNLGIVFGPTLLRPKPTEATVSLSSLVDYPHQARVVETLIAHYGLIFKEEPEEVPGGQDSTYVHRAEAMVQVPYPEASAGAAFLLQEEAADGGPESQVASNDSDSEVEEASDLLSPADRGAVHRLSFLEKPGSEASAEEGQGSRSGSEEQLGDAAAAGDGEGLAQQLSEYNANQCNNVAEVQLPAMRLRGGRVEAGSGQEKQPEFV, from the exons ATGAGTGGTGGGCAAAGGATCCTCAAGGGACTTCTCAGCTGGGTCTGTGGCTGGACCTGGGCCTGGAGAGCTGGCTTTGGCACCCAGGGCTGTGGTCTGCGGGCCCTGTGCCCTGGAGATCCGCCCCTCCCAGCAGAG gagCTGCCCAGGAAAGATGGGGCTGATGCTGTGTCCCTTGGACCCAGCCTGGAGCCACCAAGTGCAGCCTCAAATGCCAAGGCCACGGGCACCCTCAAACGGCCCACCAGCCTGAGCCGCCATGCCAGCGCTGCTGGCTTCCCGCTGTCCGGCGCCAGTTCCTGGACGCTGGGCCGGGGCCATCGCAGCCCGCTGACCACAGCCAGCCCTGCCGAGCTCCCCATCGAGGGGCCCTGCCCCGACACTGTGGAGGACATCTCCCAGCTGCTGACTGACGTGGGCCGCTTCGCCAAGGCGCTTGAGAAGCTCAAGGAGTGTGTCCTGAGCGACG ACCTCCTCGAGGCCCGCCGGCCACTGGCCCACGAGTACCTGGGGGAGGCCCTTCGTATGATGCGTCAGATCATCTCCAAGTACCCGCTGCTGAACACCGTGGAGTCACTCACTGCTGCTGGCACCCTCATTGCCAAGATCAGAG GCTTCCATTATGAGTGCAACAAAGAGTCTGACAAGCAGGAGTTTGAGAAGGCCCTGGAGACCATCGCTCTCTCCTTCAGTAACAC CGTGTCCGAGTTCCTCATGGGGGAGGTGGACAGCAGCACTCTCCTGTCAGTGCCCCCTGGGGACCCCAGCCAG ACCATGGAGAACCTGTACGGACCGGGCAGTGAGGGCGCCGCCCCCAGCGCGGACGACTGTGACGCGG GCGGCCTGCCCCCCGAGGAGGTGGACATGCTGCTGCAGCGCTGTGAGGGGGGCGTGGACGCCGCGCTGCAGTACGCCAAGAACATGGCCAAGTACATGAAGGACCTCATCGGCTACCTGGAGAAGCGGACTTCGCTGG AGATGGACTTTGCCAAAGGCGTGCAGAAGATCGTGCACAACTGCAGACAGAGCTTCATGCAGGAG ccccaCATGCCCCTGCTGTCCATCTACTCCCTGGCCCTGGAGCAGGACCTGGAGTTTGGCCACGGCATGGTGCAGGGGGTGAGCACACTGCAGACCCAGACCCTCATGCAG cccctgaacCTGAGGCGGCTGGAGCATGAGAAGCGCAGGAAGGAGATTAAGGAGTCATGGCACCGCGCCCAGAGGAAGCTG CAAGAGGCGGAGTCCAACCTGCGCAAGGCCAAGCAGGGCTACTCGCAGCGCTGTGAGGACCACAGCAAGGCTCGCTTCCTGGCGGCCAAGGCCGAGGAGGAGCAGGCGGTCACTGGGCCCGGGGCCGCCGCCTCCAAGACCCTGGACAAGCGGCGGCGCCTGGAGGAGGAGGCTAAGAACAAG GCAGAGGAAGCCATGGCCACCTACCGGACGTGTGTGGCCGACGCCAAGACGCAGAAGCAGGAACTGGAGGACACCAAGGTGACGGTGCTGCGGCAGATCCAGGAGGTCATCCGGCAGAGCGACCAGACCATCAAGTCG GCCACCATCTCCTACTACCAGATGTTGCACATGCAGACGGCCTCGCTGCCTGTGCACTTCCAGATGCTTTGCGAAAGCAGCAAACTGTATGACCCGGGGCAGCAGTACGCGTCGTACGTAAGCCAGCTGCAGAGGGACGAGGAGCCCGACGTACGCTACgactttgagccccatgtctcCACCAACGCCTG GTCCCCGGTCATGCGCCCCCGGAAGGGAAGCCTCGTCAGTGACGCCACGGGGGTAGAGGCCACCGGCAGCCCTGAGGAGGAAGGTGGGCCCAGCGATGGCGCACTTGCCAAGGAGCGCAGGG GTGGGCGTGGACACCAGGTGCACAAGTCGTGGCCAACAACCATGTCAGACTCGGACGGCAGCCTGGACCCCAGCCCTGGCTCAG GGGACTTTAAGAAGTTGGAGCGGATGTCGTCCAGCGGCACCATGTCGTCCAGCGAGGAGCTGGCGGACCAGGAGGGCAGCGCAGGGGCGTCAGCCttcgagcagg ccgaCCTCAATGGCATGGCCCCCGAGCTGCCAGTGCCCATGCCCAGTGGGCCCTTCCGCAACGTGGGGCTGTCCAAGGCCGCCCGCACACACCGGCTGAGGAAACTGCGCACACCGGCCAAGTGCAGGGAGTGTAACAGCTATGTGTACTTCCAGGGTGCCGAGTGTGAGGAG TGCTGCCTGGCCTGCCACAAGAAGTGTCTGGAGACACTGGCCATCCAGTGCGGCCACAAGAAACTCCAGGGCCGCCTGCAGCTCTTCGGCCAGGACTTCTCCCAGGCGGCCCAGAGCACGACCGACGGCGTGCCCTTCATCATCAAGAAGTGCGTCTGCGAGATCGAGCAGCGGGCGCTGCACACCAAG GGCATCTACCGCGTCAACGGGGTGAAGACACGCGTGGAGAAGTTGTGCCAGGCGTTTGAGAACGGCAAGGAGCTGGTGGAACTGTCACAGGCCTCACCCCACGACATCAGCAACGTCCTCAAACTCTACCTGCggcag CTGCCCGAACCTATCCTCTCCTTCCGCCTCTACCACGAGCTCGTGGGTCTGGCCAAGGACAACCTGAAGGCGGAGGCAGAGGCCAAGGCGGCGTCGCGGGGTCGGGCAGATGCGGTCGAGAGCGAGGCCGCGGCCACCGCCATGGCGGGCCGGCTGCGGGAGCTCCTGCAGGCCCTGCCTCCCGAGAACCGGGCCACACTGCAGTACTTGCTACGGCACCTGCGCAG GATCGTGGAGGTCGAGCAGGACAACAAGATGACTCCGGGGAACCTGGGCATTGTGTTTGGACCCACGCTGCTGCGGCCAAAGCCCACCGAGGCCACCGTGTCCCTGTCCTCCCTGGTCGACTACCCCCACCAGGCCCGCGTCGTGGAGACCCTCATTGCCCACTACGGCCTGATCTTCAAGGAGGAGCCCGAGGAGGTGCCTGGGGGCCAG GACAGCACGTATGTGCACAGGGCTGAGGCCATGGTGCAGGTGCCGTACCCAGAGGCGAGTGCGGGGGCCGCCTTCCTCCTGCAGGAGGAGGCTGCAGACGGGGGCCCAG AATCCCAGGTGGCCTCCAATGACTCTGACTCTGAGGTGGAGGAGGCCTCAGACCTGCTGTCCCCAGCGGACAGGGGTGCTGTGCACCGCCTCAGTTTCCTGGAGAAGCCGGGCAGCGAGGCCAGCGCCGAAGAGGGCCAGGGCAGCCGCAGCGGCAGCGAGGAGCAGCTGGGAGACGCGGCTGCGGCCGGGGACGGGGAGGGCCTGGCCCAGCAGCTTTCCGAGTACAACGCCAACCAGTGCAACAACGTAGCCGAGGTCCAGCTGCCCGCCATGAGGCTCCGCGGTGGGCGGGTCGAAGCAGGCTCAGGCCAGGAGAAGCAGCCGGAGTTTGTCTAG
- the ARHGAP45 gene encoding rho GTPase-activating protein 45 isoform X2, whose translation MFSRKKRELMKTPSISKKNRAGSPSPQPLGELPRKDGADAVSLGPSLEPPSAASNAKATGTLKRPTSLSRHASAAGFPLSGASSWTLGRGHRSPLTTASPAELPIEGPCPDTVEDISQLLTDVGRFAKALEKLKECVLSDDLLEARRPLAHEYLGEALRMMRQIISKYPLLNTVESLTAAGTLIAKIRGFHYECNKESDKQEFEKALETIALSFSNTVSEFLMGEVDSSTLLSVPPGDPSQTMENLYGPGSEGAAPSADDCDAGGLPPEEVDMLLQRCEGGVDAALQYAKNMAKYMKDLIGYLEKRTSLEMDFAKGVQKIVHNCRQSFMQEPHMPLLSIYSLALEQDLEFGHGMVQGVSTLQTQTLMQPLNLRRLEHEKRRKEIKESWHRAQRKLQEAESNLRKAKQGYSQRCEDHSKARFLAAKAEEEQAVTGPGAAASKTLDKRRRLEEEAKNKAEEAMATYRTCVADAKTQKQELEDTKVTVLRQIQEVIRQSDQTIKSATISYYQMLHMQTASLPVHFQMLCESSKLYDPGQQYASYVSQLQRDEEPDVRYDFEPHVSTNAWSPVMRPRKGSLVSDATGVEATGSPEEEGGPSDGALAKERRGGRGHQVHKSWPTTMSDSDGSLDPSPGSGDFKKLERMSSSGTMSSSEELADQEGSAGASAFEQADLNGMAPELPVPMPSGPFRNVGLSKAARTHRLRKLRTPAKCRECNSYVYFQGAECEECCLACHKKCLETLAIQCGHKKLQGRLQLFGQDFSQAAQSTTDGVPFIIKKCVCEIEQRALHTKGIYRVNGVKTRVEKLCQAFENGKELVELSQASPHDISNVLKLYLRQLPEPILSFRLYHELVGLAKDNLKAEAEAKAASRGRADAVESEAAATAMAGRLRELLQALPPENRATLQYLLRHLRRIVEVEQDNKMTPGNLGIVFGPTLLRPKPTEATVSLSSLVDYPHQARVVETLIAHYGLIFKEEPEEVPGGQDSTYVHRAEAMVQVPYPEASAGAAFLLQEEAADGGPESQVASNDSDSEVEEASDLLSPADRGAVHRLSFLEKPGSEASAEEGQGSRSGSEEQLGDAAAAGDGEGLAQQLSEYNANQCNNVAEVQLPAMRLRGGRVEAGSGQEKQPEFV comes from the exons ATGTTCTCCAGGAAGAAGCGGGAGCTCATGAAAACCCCTTCTATCTCGAAGAAGAACCGGGCGGGAAGCCCCAGCCCACAGCCCTTGGGG gagCTGCCCAGGAAAGATGGGGCTGATGCTGTGTCCCTTGGACCCAGCCTGGAGCCACCAAGTGCAGCCTCAAATGCCAAGGCCACGGGCACCCTCAAACGGCCCACCAGCCTGAGCCGCCATGCCAGCGCTGCTGGCTTCCCGCTGTCCGGCGCCAGTTCCTGGACGCTGGGCCGGGGCCATCGCAGCCCGCTGACCACAGCCAGCCCTGCCGAGCTCCCCATCGAGGGGCCCTGCCCCGACACTGTGGAGGACATCTCCCAGCTGCTGACTGACGTGGGCCGCTTCGCCAAGGCGCTTGAGAAGCTCAAGGAGTGTGTCCTGAGCGACG ACCTCCTCGAGGCCCGCCGGCCACTGGCCCACGAGTACCTGGGGGAGGCCCTTCGTATGATGCGTCAGATCATCTCCAAGTACCCGCTGCTGAACACCGTGGAGTCACTCACTGCTGCTGGCACCCTCATTGCCAAGATCAGAG GCTTCCATTATGAGTGCAACAAAGAGTCTGACAAGCAGGAGTTTGAGAAGGCCCTGGAGACCATCGCTCTCTCCTTCAGTAACAC CGTGTCCGAGTTCCTCATGGGGGAGGTGGACAGCAGCACTCTCCTGTCAGTGCCCCCTGGGGACCCCAGCCAG ACCATGGAGAACCTGTACGGACCGGGCAGTGAGGGCGCCGCCCCCAGCGCGGACGACTGTGACGCGG GCGGCCTGCCCCCCGAGGAGGTGGACATGCTGCTGCAGCGCTGTGAGGGGGGCGTGGACGCCGCGCTGCAGTACGCCAAGAACATGGCCAAGTACATGAAGGACCTCATCGGCTACCTGGAGAAGCGGACTTCGCTGG AGATGGACTTTGCCAAAGGCGTGCAGAAGATCGTGCACAACTGCAGACAGAGCTTCATGCAGGAG ccccaCATGCCCCTGCTGTCCATCTACTCCCTGGCCCTGGAGCAGGACCTGGAGTTTGGCCACGGCATGGTGCAGGGGGTGAGCACACTGCAGACCCAGACCCTCATGCAG cccctgaacCTGAGGCGGCTGGAGCATGAGAAGCGCAGGAAGGAGATTAAGGAGTCATGGCACCGCGCCCAGAGGAAGCTG CAAGAGGCGGAGTCCAACCTGCGCAAGGCCAAGCAGGGCTACTCGCAGCGCTGTGAGGACCACAGCAAGGCTCGCTTCCTGGCGGCCAAGGCCGAGGAGGAGCAGGCGGTCACTGGGCCCGGGGCCGCCGCCTCCAAGACCCTGGACAAGCGGCGGCGCCTGGAGGAGGAGGCTAAGAACAAG GCAGAGGAAGCCATGGCCACCTACCGGACGTGTGTGGCCGACGCCAAGACGCAGAAGCAGGAACTGGAGGACACCAAGGTGACGGTGCTGCGGCAGATCCAGGAGGTCATCCGGCAGAGCGACCAGACCATCAAGTCG GCCACCATCTCCTACTACCAGATGTTGCACATGCAGACGGCCTCGCTGCCTGTGCACTTCCAGATGCTTTGCGAAAGCAGCAAACTGTATGACCCGGGGCAGCAGTACGCGTCGTACGTAAGCCAGCTGCAGAGGGACGAGGAGCCCGACGTACGCTACgactttgagccccatgtctcCACCAACGCCTG GTCCCCGGTCATGCGCCCCCGGAAGGGAAGCCTCGTCAGTGACGCCACGGGGGTAGAGGCCACCGGCAGCCCTGAGGAGGAAGGTGGGCCCAGCGATGGCGCACTTGCCAAGGAGCGCAGGG GTGGGCGTGGACACCAGGTGCACAAGTCGTGGCCAACAACCATGTCAGACTCGGACGGCAGCCTGGACCCCAGCCCTGGCTCAG GGGACTTTAAGAAGTTGGAGCGGATGTCGTCCAGCGGCACCATGTCGTCCAGCGAGGAGCTGGCGGACCAGGAGGGCAGCGCAGGGGCGTCAGCCttcgagcagg ccgaCCTCAATGGCATGGCCCCCGAGCTGCCAGTGCCCATGCCCAGTGGGCCCTTCCGCAACGTGGGGCTGTCCAAGGCCGCCCGCACACACCGGCTGAGGAAACTGCGCACACCGGCCAAGTGCAGGGAGTGTAACAGCTATGTGTACTTCCAGGGTGCCGAGTGTGAGGAG TGCTGCCTGGCCTGCCACAAGAAGTGTCTGGAGACACTGGCCATCCAGTGCGGCCACAAGAAACTCCAGGGCCGCCTGCAGCTCTTCGGCCAGGACTTCTCCCAGGCGGCCCAGAGCACGACCGACGGCGTGCCCTTCATCATCAAGAAGTGCGTCTGCGAGATCGAGCAGCGGGCGCTGCACACCAAG GGCATCTACCGCGTCAACGGGGTGAAGACACGCGTGGAGAAGTTGTGCCAGGCGTTTGAGAACGGCAAGGAGCTGGTGGAACTGTCACAGGCCTCACCCCACGACATCAGCAACGTCCTCAAACTCTACCTGCggcag CTGCCCGAACCTATCCTCTCCTTCCGCCTCTACCACGAGCTCGTGGGTCTGGCCAAGGACAACCTGAAGGCGGAGGCAGAGGCCAAGGCGGCGTCGCGGGGTCGGGCAGATGCGGTCGAGAGCGAGGCCGCGGCCACCGCCATGGCGGGCCGGCTGCGGGAGCTCCTGCAGGCCCTGCCTCCCGAGAACCGGGCCACACTGCAGTACTTGCTACGGCACCTGCGCAG GATCGTGGAGGTCGAGCAGGACAACAAGATGACTCCGGGGAACCTGGGCATTGTGTTTGGACCCACGCTGCTGCGGCCAAAGCCCACCGAGGCCACCGTGTCCCTGTCCTCCCTGGTCGACTACCCCCACCAGGCCCGCGTCGTGGAGACCCTCATTGCCCACTACGGCCTGATCTTCAAGGAGGAGCCCGAGGAGGTGCCTGGGGGCCAG GACAGCACGTATGTGCACAGGGCTGAGGCCATGGTGCAGGTGCCGTACCCAGAGGCGAGTGCGGGGGCCGCCTTCCTCCTGCAGGAGGAGGCTGCAGACGGGGGCCCAG AATCCCAGGTGGCCTCCAATGACTCTGACTCTGAGGTGGAGGAGGCCTCAGACCTGCTGTCCCCAGCGGACAGGGGTGCTGTGCACCGCCTCAGTTTCCTGGAGAAGCCGGGCAGCGAGGCCAGCGCCGAAGAGGGCCAGGGCAGCCGCAGCGGCAGCGAGGAGCAGCTGGGAGACGCGGCTGCGGCCGGGGACGGGGAGGGCCTGGCCCAGCAGCTTTCCGAGTACAACGCCAACCAGTGCAACAACGTAGCCGAGGTCCAGCTGCCCGCCATGAGGCTCCGCGGTGGGCGGGTCGAAGCAGGCTCAGGCCAGGAGAAGCAGCCGGAGTTTGTCTAG
- the ARHGAP45 gene encoding rho GTPase-activating protein 45 isoform X4 encodes MKTPSISKKNRAGSPSPQPLGELPRKDGADAVSLGPSLEPPSAASNAKATGTLKRPTSLSRHASAAGFPLSGASSWTLGRGHRSPLTTASPAELPIEGPCPDTVEDISQLLTDVGRFAKALEKLKECVLSDDLLEARRPLAHEYLGEALRMMRQIISKYPLLNTVESLTAAGTLIAKIRGFHYECNKESDKQEFEKALETIALSFSNTVSEFLMGEVDSSTLLSVPPGDPSQTMENLYGPGSEGAAPSADDCDAGGLPPEEVDMLLQRCEGGVDAALQYAKNMAKYMKDLIGYLEKRTSLEMDFAKGVQKIVHNCRQSFMQEPHMPLLSIYSLALEQDLEFGHGMVQGVSTLQTQTLMQPLNLRRLEHEKRRKEIKESWHRAQRKLQEAESNLRKAKQGYSQRCEDHSKARFLAAKAEEEQAVTGPGAAASKTLDKRRRLEEEAKNKAEEAMATYRTCVADAKTQKQELEDTKVTVLRQIQEVIRQSDQTIKSATISYYQMLHMQTASLPVHFQMLCESSKLYDPGQQYASYVSQLQRDEEPDVRYDFEPHVSTNAWSPVMRPRKGSLVSDATGVEATGSPEEEGGPSDGALAKERRGGRGHQVHKSWPTTMSDSDGSLDPSPGSGDFKKLERMSSSGTMSSSEELADQEGSAGASAFEQADLNGMAPELPVPMPSGPFRNVGLSKAARTHRLRKLRTPAKCRECNSYVYFQGAECEECCLACHKKCLETLAIQCGHKKLQGRLQLFGQDFSQAAQSTTDGVPFIIKKCVCEIEQRALHTKGIYRVNGVKTRVEKLCQAFENGKELVELSQASPHDISNVLKLYLRQLPEPILSFRLYHELVGLAKDNLKAEAEAKAASRGRADAVESEAAATAMAGRLRELLQALPPENRATLQYLLRHLRRIVEVEQDNKMTPGNLGIVFGPTLLRPKPTEATVSLSSLVDYPHQARVVETLIAHYGLIFKEEPEEVPGGQDSTYVHRAEAMVQVPYPEASAGAAFLLQEEAADGGPESQVASNDSDSEVEEASDLLSPADRGAVHRLSFLEKPGSEASAEEGQGSRSGSEEQLGDAAAAGDGEGLAQQLSEYNANQCNNVAEVQLPAMRLRGGRVEAGSGQEKQPEFV; translated from the exons ATGAAAACCCCTTCTATCTCGAAGAAGAACCGGGCGGGAAGCCCCAGCCCACAGCCCTTGGGG gagCTGCCCAGGAAAGATGGGGCTGATGCTGTGTCCCTTGGACCCAGCCTGGAGCCACCAAGTGCAGCCTCAAATGCCAAGGCCACGGGCACCCTCAAACGGCCCACCAGCCTGAGCCGCCATGCCAGCGCTGCTGGCTTCCCGCTGTCCGGCGCCAGTTCCTGGACGCTGGGCCGGGGCCATCGCAGCCCGCTGACCACAGCCAGCCCTGCCGAGCTCCCCATCGAGGGGCCCTGCCCCGACACTGTGGAGGACATCTCCCAGCTGCTGACTGACGTGGGCCGCTTCGCCAAGGCGCTTGAGAAGCTCAAGGAGTGTGTCCTGAGCGACG ACCTCCTCGAGGCCCGCCGGCCACTGGCCCACGAGTACCTGGGGGAGGCCCTTCGTATGATGCGTCAGATCATCTCCAAGTACCCGCTGCTGAACACCGTGGAGTCACTCACTGCTGCTGGCACCCTCATTGCCAAGATCAGAG GCTTCCATTATGAGTGCAACAAAGAGTCTGACAAGCAGGAGTTTGAGAAGGCCCTGGAGACCATCGCTCTCTCCTTCAGTAACAC CGTGTCCGAGTTCCTCATGGGGGAGGTGGACAGCAGCACTCTCCTGTCAGTGCCCCCTGGGGACCCCAGCCAG ACCATGGAGAACCTGTACGGACCGGGCAGTGAGGGCGCCGCCCCCAGCGCGGACGACTGTGACGCGG GCGGCCTGCCCCCCGAGGAGGTGGACATGCTGCTGCAGCGCTGTGAGGGGGGCGTGGACGCCGCGCTGCAGTACGCCAAGAACATGGCCAAGTACATGAAGGACCTCATCGGCTACCTGGAGAAGCGGACTTCGCTGG AGATGGACTTTGCCAAAGGCGTGCAGAAGATCGTGCACAACTGCAGACAGAGCTTCATGCAGGAG ccccaCATGCCCCTGCTGTCCATCTACTCCCTGGCCCTGGAGCAGGACCTGGAGTTTGGCCACGGCATGGTGCAGGGGGTGAGCACACTGCAGACCCAGACCCTCATGCAG cccctgaacCTGAGGCGGCTGGAGCATGAGAAGCGCAGGAAGGAGATTAAGGAGTCATGGCACCGCGCCCAGAGGAAGCTG CAAGAGGCGGAGTCCAACCTGCGCAAGGCCAAGCAGGGCTACTCGCAGCGCTGTGAGGACCACAGCAAGGCTCGCTTCCTGGCGGCCAAGGCCGAGGAGGAGCAGGCGGTCACTGGGCCCGGGGCCGCCGCCTCCAAGACCCTGGACAAGCGGCGGCGCCTGGAGGAGGAGGCTAAGAACAAG GCAGAGGAAGCCATGGCCACCTACCGGACGTGTGTGGCCGACGCCAAGACGCAGAAGCAGGAACTGGAGGACACCAAGGTGACGGTGCTGCGGCAGATCCAGGAGGTCATCCGGCAGAGCGACCAGACCATCAAGTCG GCCACCATCTCCTACTACCAGATGTTGCACATGCAGACGGCCTCGCTGCCTGTGCACTTCCAGATGCTTTGCGAAAGCAGCAAACTGTATGACCCGGGGCAGCAGTACGCGTCGTACGTAAGCCAGCTGCAGAGGGACGAGGAGCCCGACGTACGCTACgactttgagccccatgtctcCACCAACGCCTG GTCCCCGGTCATGCGCCCCCGGAAGGGAAGCCTCGTCAGTGACGCCACGGGGGTAGAGGCCACCGGCAGCCCTGAGGAGGAAGGTGGGCCCAGCGATGGCGCACTTGCCAAGGAGCGCAGGG GTGGGCGTGGACACCAGGTGCACAAGTCGTGGCCAACAACCATGTCAGACTCGGACGGCAGCCTGGACCCCAGCCCTGGCTCAG GGGACTTTAAGAAGTTGGAGCGGATGTCGTCCAGCGGCACCATGTCGTCCAGCGAGGAGCTGGCGGACCAGGAGGGCAGCGCAGGGGCGTCAGCCttcgagcagg ccgaCCTCAATGGCATGGCCCCCGAGCTGCCAGTGCCCATGCCCAGTGGGCCCTTCCGCAACGTGGGGCTGTCCAAGGCCGCCCGCACACACCGGCTGAGGAAACTGCGCACACCGGCCAAGTGCAGGGAGTGTAACAGCTATGTGTACTTCCAGGGTGCCGAGTGTGAGGAG TGCTGCCTGGCCTGCCACAAGAAGTGTCTGGAGACACTGGCCATCCAGTGCGGCCACAAGAAACTCCAGGGCCGCCTGCAGCTCTTCGGCCAGGACTTCTCCCAGGCGGCCCAGAGCACGACCGACGGCGTGCCCTTCATCATCAAGAAGTGCGTCTGCGAGATCGAGCAGCGGGCGCTGCACACCAAG GGCATCTACCGCGTCAACGGGGTGAAGACACGCGTGGAGAAGTTGTGCCAGGCGTTTGAGAACGGCAAGGAGCTGGTGGAACTGTCACAGGCCTCACCCCACGACATCAGCAACGTCCTCAAACTCTACCTGCggcag CTGCCCGAACCTATCCTCTCCTTCCGCCTCTACCACGAGCTCGTGGGTCTGGCCAAGGACAACCTGAAGGCGGAGGCAGAGGCCAAGGCGGCGTCGCGGGGTCGGGCAGATGCGGTCGAGAGCGAGGCCGCGGCCACCGCCATGGCGGGCCGGCTGCGGGAGCTCCTGCAGGCCCTGCCTCCCGAGAACCGGGCCACACTGCAGTACTTGCTACGGCACCTGCGCAG GATCGTGGAGGTCGAGCAGGACAACAAGATGACTCCGGGGAACCTGGGCATTGTGTTTGGACCCACGCTGCTGCGGCCAAAGCCCACCGAGGCCACCGTGTCCCTGTCCTCCCTGGTCGACTACCCCCACCAGGCCCGCGTCGTGGAGACCCTCATTGCCCACTACGGCCTGATCTTCAAGGAGGAGCCCGAGGAGGTGCCTGGGGGCCAG GACAGCACGTATGTGCACAGGGCTGAGGCCATGGTGCAGGTGCCGTACCCAGAGGCGAGTGCGGGGGCCGCCTTCCTCCTGCAGGAGGAGGCTGCAGACGGGGGCCCAG AATCCCAGGTGGCCTCCAATGACTCTGACTCTGAGGTGGAGGAGGCCTCAGACCTGCTGTCCCCAGCGGACAGGGGTGCTGTGCACCGCCTCAGTTTCCTGGAGAAGCCGGGCAGCGAGGCCAGCGCCGAAGAGGGCCAGGGCAGCCGCAGCGGCAGCGAGGAGCAGCTGGGAGACGCGGCTGCGGCCGGGGACGGGGAGGGCCTGGCCCAGCAGCTTTCCGAGTACAACGCCAACCAGTGCAACAACGTAGCCGAGGTCCAGCTGCCCGCCATGAGGCTCCGCGGTGGGCGGGTCGAAGCAGGCTCAGGCCAGGAGAAGCAGCCGGAGTTTGTCTAG